Below is a window of Rhodopseudomonas sp. P2A-2r DNA.
GGAGATCGCCGCGCTCACCATGGCGCTGGCGGTGCTCGGCTTTTCCGTCGTTGCCACGATCCTGCTGATGCGCACGCGAATCCGCGCTGCAAAGACCGAGGTGCGGCTACGCAGCGACCTGCACGGGCTGCAGGTCGAGGCCGACCGTTTTCGCGCACTGCTGTTTGCGGAACCGCAGGTGCTGATCTCATGGGCGGCGGGCGACACCCGCCCCGAAATCTCCGGCGACACGTCCCTGGTGATGTCGCAAGATCCGCAGGCTCATCAGCCACAGCGCATCCTGGCCTTTGGAACCTGGCTGTCGCCCGAGCCCGCGCTGCTGATGGACCATGCGGTCGACGCGCTGCTCGATGCCGGCGAAGGATTTCTGCTCAACCTCACCACTTCGACAGGTCGCGCCATCGAGGCCATGGGCCGCGCCATCGGTGGCCAGGCCATCGTTCGGATCCGAGAACTCAGCGGCCTGCGCCGCGAACTTGCCGAGATGACGCTGCGCTACAAGCAGCTGTCGGAAGAGACCGAAACCCTGCGCGGCTTCGCCGCCGCAGCGCCGTGGCCGATCTGGGCGAGGGACGCCAAGGGCGCATTGAGCTTCGCCAACGCCGCTTACGCGCGCGCCACCGAAGCCAGCAATCCCGCCGACGCCATCACCCGCAACCTGGAACTGCTCGACAGCGAAGACCGCGGCAACATGGCCCAGGCGCTGAACGACAACCAGCCGTTCGAAGCGCGTGTGCCGATCGTCATGGGCGGCGAGCGCCGGATCTATGACGTGCACGCGCTCAATGTCTCCGGCGGCAGCGCCGGCATGGCGATCGACGCCTCCGAAGCCTCGGCGCTGTCAGCCGCGCTGGTGCGGATGGCGGAGGCGCACCGCCGGACCCTCGATCAATTGTCATCCGGCGTCGCGGTGTTCGACGGACAGCGACGGCTGGCGTTCTACAATGACTCCTATCGCCGGCTGTGGGATCTCGACCGCGCCTTCCTCGACAACAATCCTGACGATTCCAGCGTGCTCGACCGTCTCCGTGCCGCGCGAAAGTTGCCGGAGCAGCCGGATTTCCGCGCCTGGAAGACCAAGCTGCATGAAGCCTACCGTGCCATCGAGCCCGCCAAGGATGTCTGGTATCTGCCGGATGGCCGCGCGCTCAGCATCGTCACCACGCCCAATCCCGAAGGCGGCGTCACCTATCTGTTCGACGACGTCACCGAAAGCCTCGAACTGGCGCGGCGCTTCGACGGGTTGATCCGGGTGCAACGCGAGACCCTGGACAACCTTGCCGAAGCGGTCGCGGTGTTCGGCAGCAACGGCCGCGCGCAGCTGTTCAATCCCGCTTTCGCGAAAATGTGGAAGCTGTCCGACGAGGCGCTGCAGCAGCATCCGCATATCGAGACCGTGGAAGGCTGGTGCCGGCCGCTGTTCGACGACACCTCGGCCTGGCAGACCCTGCGCGGCGCCATTACCGGCATCGAAAATCGCGTCGCGGTGCCGCTGAAGCTGGAGCGCAAGGACGGCAGCGTGCTGGGCTGCATGACCATGCCGCTGCCCGACGGCGCCACCATGCTGACGTTCCAGGATATTTCGGACGCCGAGAACGTCG
It encodes the following:
- a CDS encoding sensor histidine kinase; the protein is MSGVIAAMRRTLLSCTSLVRDGVVGLGASVVWATSGARAAADPLTDGNLATFFELDRQEIAALTMALAVLGFSVVATILLMRTRIRAAKTEVRLRSDLHGLQVEADRFRALLFAEPQVLISWAAGDTRPEISGDTSLVMSQDPQAHQPQRILAFGTWLSPEPALLMDHAVDALLDAGEGFLLNLTTSTGRAIEAMGRAIGGQAIVRIRELSGLRRELAEMTLRYKQLSEETETLRGFAAAAPWPIWARDAKGALSFANAAYARATEASNPADAITRNLELLDSEDRGNMAQALNDNQPFEARVPIVMGGERRIYDVHALNVSGGSAGMAIDASEASALSAALVRMAEAHRRTLDQLSSGVAVFDGQRRLAFYNDSYRRLWDLDRAFLDNNPDDSSVLDRLRAARKLPEQPDFRAWKTKLHEAYRAIEPAKDVWYLPDGRALSIVTTPNPEGGVTYLFDDVTESLELARRFDGLIRVQRETLDNLAEAVAVFGSNGRAQLFNPAFAKMWKLSDEALQQHPHIETVEGWCRPLFDDTSAWQTLRGAITGIENRVAVPLKLERKDGSVLGCMTMPLPDGATMLTFQDISDAENVERALRERNEALEAADQMKVDFVHHVSYELRSPLTTIIGFAHFLSDPSTGPLTDKQAEYLSYITTSTNALLAIINNILDLATIDAGAMTLNLGPIDIRKTIDAAAEGIQDRLARDRITLQVDVDPGIGNFTGDERRVVQVLYNLLANAVGFSPQDAAISLSVRRSDHNVVFAVTDAGPGIAPDVKDKVFDWFESHSNGSRHRGAGLGLSLVRSFVELHGGKVRVDSVVGKGTTVTCDFPLDQTAHRNAAE